A part of Neovison vison isolate M4711 chromosome 6, ASM_NN_V1, whole genome shotgun sequence genomic DNA contains:
- the LOC122908928 gene encoding golgin subfamily A member 7-like produces the protein MRPQQAPVSGKVFIQRDYSSGTRCQFQTKFPAELENRIDRQQFEETVRTLNNLYAEAEKLGGQSYLEGCLACLTAYTIFLCMETHYEKVLKKVSKYIQEQNEKIYAPQGLLLTDPIERGLRVFRLKSPFMKTEA, from the coding sequence ATGAGGCCGCAGCAGGCGCCGGTGTCTGGGAAGGTATTCATTCAGCGTGACTACAGCAGTGGCACACGGTGCCAGTTCCAGACCAAGTTCCCCGCGGAGCTGGAGAACCGGATTGATAGACAGCAGTTTGAAGAAACAGTTCGAACTCTGAATAACCTGTATGCAGAAGCAGAGAAGCTTGGAGGCCAATCCTATCTTGAAGGCTGTTTGGCTTGTTTAACAGCATACACCATCTTCTTATGCATGGAAACTCATTATGAGAAGGTTCTGAAGAAAGTGTCCAAATACATTCAAGAGCAGAATGAGAAGATATAtgctccccaaggcctcctcCTGACAGATCCCATTGAGAGAGGACTTCGAGTTTTTAGATTGAAATCACCATTTATGAAGACAGAGGCATGA